A window of the Tripterygium wilfordii isolate XIE 37 chromosome 12, ASM1340144v1, whole genome shotgun sequence genome harbors these coding sequences:
- the LOC120011580 gene encoding transcription factor RSL2-like encodes MSQSFCLFSSTTSSLPTVCRKDAMESLGAFPDGEWEFFNKMFSSEEHGEDFTSQFLSHCSNFIEHDKELYLTTPLSFCPTTTDADVSVGDANESLFYPCNILYSDFQGVGQSNIPDSSHETFFLGDSITSATNDVSNSMNVCFLDEEKISSFRSSFPDKVIGETSYDNEDISMHMDGSDPAAIAVPVEALQLKRKIDAPDLHISAENSVDANLHENLQKKPRVSRDAQKNKKNVRSKRNQNNSPNNKDEVDSNSRTSYNSEDDNASQESNERMNSEAKESKAVISSGKKRATRGSATDPQSLYARKRRERINERLRILQNLVPNGTKVDISTMLEEAVLYVKFLQLQIKLLSHDDLWMYAPIAYNGLDIGLNQKFSSLL; translated from the exons ATGTCTCaaagtttttgtttgttttcaagcACAACTTCAAGCCTTCCAACTGTTTGTAGAAAAGACGCAATGGAGTCTCTAGGTGCTTTTCCTGATGGAGAATGGGAATTCTTTAACAAAATGTTCTCCTCAGAAGAGCATGGTGAAGATTTCACTTCACAGTTTCTCAGTCATTGTTCGAATTTTATCGAGCATGATAAGGAACTGTACTTGACAACCCCGTTAAGTTTTTGCCCCACAACTACTGATGCTGATGTGAGTGTGGGTGATGCTAATGAGAGTTTGTTCTATCCTTGCAATATTCTTTACTCCGATTTTCAGGGTGTTGGTCAGAGCAATATTCCTGATTCAAGTCATGAAACCTTTTTTCTTGGGGATTCGATTACATCGGCTACTAATGATGTTTCCAATTCCATGAATGTTTGTTTCTTGGATGAGGAAAAAATCAGCTCGTTCCGCTCCTCATTCCCTGACAAAGTAATTGGAGAAACTTCTTACGACAATGAAGATATAAGTATGCATATGGATGGCAGTGACCCTGCAGCTATTGCCGTTCCAGTCGAGGCATTGCAGCTCAAGAGAAAAATTGATGCACCAGATTTGCACATCAGTGCAGAAAACAGCGTCGACGCAAATTTGCATGAGAACCTGCAGAAAAAGCCTCGAGTATCAAGAGAT GCgcagaagaataagaagaatgtGAGGTCTAAGAGGAACCAGAACAACTCACCAAATAACAAGGACGAAGTAGACAGCAATTCTCGAACTAGCTACAATTCTGAGGATGATAATGCTTCTCAGGAGTCCAATGAAAGGATGAATTCCGAGGCCAAGGAATCAAAAGCTGTCATTTCTAGTGGGAAAAAAAGGGCTACTAGAGGCTCAGCAACAGATCCCCAAAGCCTTTATGCAAGG aaaaggagagagagaataaacgaGCGACTGAGAATTTTACAGAACCTTGTTCCTAACGGAACAAAGGTCGACATTAGCACAATGCTTGAAGAGGCAGTCCTCTATGTCAAGTTTTTGCAGCTCCAAATCAAG CTCTTGAGCCACGATGATCTATGGATGTATGCACCTATTGCTTATAATGGCCTTGATATTGGTCTCAATCAGAAGTTTTCTTCGCTTCTATGA